In Tachysurus fulvidraco isolate hzauxx_2018 chromosome 1, HZAU_PFXX_2.0, whole genome shotgun sequence, a single window of DNA contains:
- the LOC113634998 gene encoding golgin subfamily A member 6-like protein 22 encodes MVVYNLFNSVVLDLLLRHLLLVAGAAVVTVCIYYYVQRDDGEQTTADTEDTTVPEDPVYEQTTEPALVRPTEVVQDQMMEAESAAEEKIQELVVPKIQLEDRVKELEELLCEARRSYDLKSKVILAKAEKKHQKDVKTITQLKKQNSDLTERVEALRETLKKTKNRLFESNIIFDDMFNEQDQDEHLILQSVNQEMQYTIVQMEVERSEKLIQIENQKNKMKDLGNLVFDMNVEIDHLTNEQKRGREAYSILRAENMKMKKTITQLEEENSEMKKTITQQQEENSEMKKTITQQQEENSEMKKTITQQQEENSEMKKTITQQQEENSEMKKTITQQQEENSEMKMTAGTVESSTGSTSKLSDENVKITERRETPSERMKKRRMKKLINGEKKNERVQR; translated from the exons ATGGTTGTTTACAATCTATTTAATTCCGTCGTATTGGATCTTCTACTGCGCCACCTGCTGTTAGTCGCCGGAGCTGCAGTCGTGACAgtctgcatttattattatgtccAACGGGACGATGGAGAACAAACCACCGCGGACACCGAGGACACCACCGTCCCCGAAG acccAGTTTATGAACAGACCACAGAACCGGCTCTGGTCCGACCCACAGAGGTTGTTCAGGACCAGATGATG GAGGCTGAGTCTGCGGCTGAGGAGAAGATTCAGGAGCTGGTGGTGCCCAAGATTCAGCTGGAGGACAGAGTGAAGGAGCTGGAGGAACTACTCTGTGAGGCACGCAGAAGCTATGACCTGAAAAGTAAG GTCATTCTGGCTAAAGCAGAGAAGAAACATCAGAAGGATGTGAAGACCATCACTCAGCTGAAGAAGCAGAATTCTGACCTGACCGAAAGGGTGGAGGCACTGAGAGAAACattgaagaaaacaaagaacCGTCTCTTTGAGTCTAACATCATATTTGATGATATGTTTAAC gagcaAGATCAAGATGAACACCTCATCCTACAATCAGTGAACCAAGAGATGCAGTACACCATCGTTCAGATGGAGGTGGAGAGATCTGAAAAGTTAATTCAGATAGAgaaccagaaaaacaaaatgaaggacCTGGGAAACCTGGTCTTTGACATGAACGTAGAGATTGATCACCTAACGAAT GAGCAAAAGCGAGGACGGGAGGCTTACAGCATCCTCCGGGCTGAGaatatgaagatgaagaagaccATCACTCAGCTGGAGGAGGAGAACAGTGAGATGAAGAAGACCATCACTCAGCAGCAGGAGGAGAACAGTGAGATGAAGAAGACCATCACTCAGCAGCAGGAGGAGAACAGTGAGATGAAGAAGACCATCACTCAGCAGCAGGAGGAGAACAGTGAGATGAAGAAGACCATCACTCAGCAGCAGGAGGAGAACAGTGAGATGAAGAAGACCATCACTCAGCAGCAGGAGGAGAACAGTGAGATGAAGATGACTGCTGGGACCGTTGAGAGCAGCACAGGATCCACATCAAAACTGAgtgatgaaaatgtaaaaatcacagaaagACGTGAGACTCCAAGtgaaagaatgaagaaaagaagaatgaaaaaattaataaatggagaaaagaagaatgaaagagTGCAACGTtaa